The following are encoded together in the Penaeus chinensis breed Huanghai No. 1 chromosome 20, ASM1920278v2, whole genome shotgun sequence genome:
- the LOC125036139 gene encoding holotricin-3-like, with the protein MKHGVFLALLLAMALVAMALAGPLPDADAAAVPSANPAAAPEAKAEAAPEADPHRRWRFGRRGYGFGGYGLGFGIGFGHGGYGHGGYGHGGYGHGGYGHGGYGHGGYGHGGYGHGGYGHGHGYGYHRPHYHFG; encoded by the coding sequence ATGAAGCACGGTGTTTTCTTGGCGCTGCTTCTGGCCATGGCCCTCGTGGCCATGGCGCTTGCTGGCCCGCTGCCCGACGCCGACGCTGCTGCCGTGCCCAGTGCCAACCCGGCTGCCGCGCCCGAGGCCAAAGCGGAGGCCGCGCCCGAGGCCGACCCGCACCGCAGGTGGAGGTTCGGGCGCCGGGGCTACGGTTTCGGCGGATATGGCCTCGGGTTCGGCATCGGATTTGGCCACGGCGGATATGGCCACGGCGGATACGGCCACGGCGGATACGGCCACGGCGGATATGGCCACGGCGGATATGGCCACGGCGGTTACGGCCACGGCGGTTACGGCCACGGCGGATATGGTCATGGGCATGGATATGGCTACCACAGGCCTCACTACCACTTTGGGTAA
- the LOC125035781 gene encoding serine/threonine-protein kinase D3-like → MARLGGAGGAPIPLGFCPDIPALLMTCCGSLNLQDQKNLGDRVLLQIGLRVVQALQEVHLKDVVHCDLKPDNVTLQLGEDGQLESLHIIDYGFARLAGGCHPRRKSQDPKPWYCHCFYNGTPMRKECDVQGLGHILEFLEEAMTLESQDFDELIEKAFNPSHEERPTLQEAEALLSALLAGLKEDNAEPSTVEG, encoded by the coding sequence ATGGCGCGGCTAGGGGGAGCGGGGGGCGCCCCCATCCCCCTGGGTTTCTGCCCCGACATTCCCGCCCTCCTCATGACCTGCTGCGGCTCGCTGAACCTGCAGGACCAGAAGAACCTGGGAGACCGAGTTCTCCTCCAGATCGGCCTCCGAGTGGTCCAGGCCCTCCAGGAGGTGCATCTCAAGGACGTCGTGCACTGCGACCTCAAGCCCGACAACGTCACACTCCAGCTCGGCGAGGACGGCCAGCTCGAGTCCCTTCACATCATCGACTACGGCTTCGCGCGCCTCGCGGGCGGCTGCCACCCGCGCAGGAAGTCACAGGACCCCAAGCCGTGGTACTGCCACTGCTTCTACAACGGCACGCCCATGCGCAAGGAGTGCGACGTGCAGGGACTCGGCCACATCCTCGAGTTCCTGGAGGAGGCCATGACGCTCGAGTCGCAAGACTTCGACGAACTCATCGAAAAGGCCTTCAACCCCAGTCACGAGGAGCGTCCGACGCTGCAGGAGGCAGAAGCCTTGCTGTCCGCCCTGCTCGCAGGTCTGAAGGAGGACAACGCCGAGCCCAGCACGGTCGAGGGTTAG
- the LOC125036113 gene encoding keratin-associated protein 19-2-like, with product MVTRTCTVLLLTATASLALAGPLAMPFPEAEAEASPTKYGLSFGGVGKYANGGHGGHGGHGDHGHGAYDGFVGHGYYDFYGGLDKFGGYGLFDKFGGYGDKGKYGGHGLFDKFGGYGDKGKYGGHGLSDKFGGYGGYGGHGLLGFYPFLGYYPFYG from the exons ATG GTGACCCGCACGTGCACCGTCCTCCTGCTGACGGCGACGGCCTCCCTGGCGCTCGCTGGGCCCTTGGCTATGCCCTTCCCTGAGGCCGAGGCTGAGGCAAGTCCGACCAAGTACGGCTTGAGCTTCGGCGGCGTCGGGAAATATGCTAATGGCGGGCACGGTGGGCATGGTGGGCACGGGGACCACGGCCATGGTGCATACGATGGATTTGTAGGTCACGGCTACTACGATTTTTACGGAGGACTTGACAAATTTGGAGGCTATGGGTTATTTGACAAGTTTGGCGGGTATGGGGACAAGGGTAAATACGGCGGGCATGGGTTATTTGACAAGTTTGGCGGGTATGGGGATAAGGGTAAATACGGCGGGCATGGATTATCTGACAAGTTTGGCGGGTATGGCGGGTATGGCGGCCACGGTCTGCTAGGATTCTACCCGTTTTTGGGATATTACCCGTTCTACGGATGA
- the LOC125036110 gene encoding chorion class A protein L11-like, with product MMSRVMLLALALTAAVLLAAVDAGPLPEAEAEAHRRGGYGGYGFGLGFGGYGLGLGHGGYGHGGYGHGGYGHGGYGHGGYGHGYGHGGYGHGHYHIYG from the exons ATg ATGAGTCGCGTGATGCTCCTGGCGCTGGCGCTGACGGCGGCGGTGCTGCTGGCGGCGGTGGATGCCGGGCCGCTGCCTGAGGCCGAGGCGGAAGCGCACAGGAGGGGGGGGTATGGCGGGTATGGCTTCGGACTCGGCTTTGGTGGATACGGCCTCGGGTTGGGCCATGGTGGCTATGGCCATGGTGGTTATGGCCATGGTGGTTATGGCCATGGTGGTTATGGCCATGGTGGCTATGGCCACGGTTATGGCCATGGTGGATATGGACATGGCCATTATCATATTTACGGGTAG